Proteins from one Hemitrygon akajei unplaced genomic scaffold, sHemAka1.3 Scf000122, whole genome shotgun sequence genomic window:
- the LOC140723647 gene encoding NLR family member X1-like: MELLEREDSARSVVYTFPHLTIQEFVAAVAQFLNPHPGDILKFLTEAHNTTDGQFEVFLRFVAGLSSPMTARGLVEFLGPFPNETTCRVIDWVKEEVKRQSGNTGSEAGKRSLLNTLHYLFETQNRGLAQAALGSVETLSFSGITLTPIDCAVLSHVIGLCDTIKHLYLGKCHLQCEGIQRLGPGLHKCQELRLGENDLGDSGVKLVSVALRNPECKIQKLWVYNVGLTDSGVEDLALRSQYKSITDGADPEFEYTGRFRSETGVCGSEEPGV, encoded by the exons atggagcttttggagagagaggattctgcccggagcgtggtgtacacattcccacacctcaccatccaagagtttgtagctgcagtcgcacaattcctgaatccacatcccggggatatcctgaaattcctcactgaagcccacaacacgacagatgggcaatttgaggtatttctccgttttgttgctggtctctcctccccaatgacagctcggggcctggtggagtttctgggtccatttcctaatgaaacaacctgccgggtgattgactgggtgaaagaggaggttaaacgccagagtggaaacacggggagtgaagctggtaaaaggagcctcctgaacacattgcactacctgtttgagactcagaatcgtggactggctcaggccgcactgggatctgtggaaacactttcattcagtggaataacACTGactccgattgactgcgcggtcctgtctcatgtcatcggactctgtgatacaataaaacacctctaCCTGGGGAAAtgtcaccttcagtgtgaaggaatccagcggctgggacccgggctgcacaagtgccaggagttgag acttggggagaatgacctgggagattcaggagtgaaactggtgtctgtggctctgaggaacccggagtgtaaaatacagaaactgtg ggtatacaatgtcggtctcacagattctggtgtcgaggatctcgccctccgctctcagtacaaatcgatcactgacggagctgatcCTGAGTTTGAATacactgggagattcaggagtgaaactggtgtctgcggctctgaggaacccggagtgtaa